The sequence GACCGGTCGCCACAGTGGCTGGCCCCCTGCTGAACCCGGAGCCGGAGAAGCCTGCCACGTCGACGCGTCCCGGAAGTCGGGCCGGCCAGGACTGATGCAGGTCACGCAGGCCCAGGCCGACGCTCCACGAGTCGCCGATCACCACGGTCGAGCCACCGCGTCCGGTGGTGCCGCGGGCACGCTCGGCGGCGTCGACCTGGTGCCGTTCGCACAGTGCCTGCGCGGAGGCGCGTGCTCGCACGGTCGCGAGCGCCGCCATCGCTGTGGCGATGACGACCACGACGACCGCCAGCGCGGTGAGCTGGCGTGCTGAGGGGAGAGGGCGAAGGAAGCCGGCCCGGGGTGTCACCCGGCGATCATCCTCCGTCGAACCCACCGCCGTACCCCGTTTGGGCAAGTCTTCCCCCACAAAGAGGAGCGCGCACGATGGCCATTGGGGTGGAACCCCCTCGGGTGCCCTGTGGGATAGTCGATGGGCCGTTCAAGCCCCCGCGAAAGGACCACCCTGCATGTCGCCAGGCAGCCTGCCTACCGCTGCGACGATGCGGTTCGGTGAGCTCGACATCGCCTATGACGACCGGTTGCTCGTGCCGCGGGAGTGGACGCTCGCGCAGTCCCGCTGGGCGAGCGAGATCCTCCGGACGACCCCGCCCGGGCGGGTGCTCGAGCTCTGCTCCGGCGCCGGGCACATCGGGCTGCACGCGGTGCTGGAGTCGGACCGTGCGTTGGTGTGCGTCGACGACGCCGAGGTCGCCTGCGACTACACCCGCCGCAATGCGCAGGCGGCGGGGCTGGCAGGCCGGGTGGAGGTGCGGTGCGCCCGGCTGGAGGAGGCGTTGGCGCCCGACGAGCGGTTCGCCCTGGTCGTCGCGGATCCGCCGTGGGTCCCCAGCGGTGGGATCGAGCAGTTCCCCGAGGACCCGCCCCACGCCATCGACGGCGGGGCTGACGGGCTCGACCTCGTGCGCGCCGTCCTGACCGTTGCCGGGCAACACCTGGTCGAGGGCGGGTCACTGCTGCTGCAGGTCGGTCCCGGCCAGGAGGCGGGGGTGGCCGAGCGCGCCGGCACGAACGGGCTCGTGGTCGTCGACGTACGCCACGAGGGCGACCGGGGCTCGCTGATCCGCCTGGACCGACACGAGGGAAGTGACTGATGCGTCTGCCAAGCTCCCGCGGGCCCGTCTCCGAGGCCGTCATCGCGGCGCTCACCTCTGGAACCCTCGCCGAGGTCGTCGTCCGGCCCAGCCCCGATCCGCTGGCCGACGAAGACATCCAGCTGTCCCTGTGGCTGCTCTACTCCCTGCACTACGAGGGCCTGGACGACGTCGACCCTGCGCTGGAGTGGGACCCCGAGCTGATCCGGCTCCGTCGCTCGCTGGAGGGGCTGGTGCTGGACGCGCTGCGCACCCGGACGGCCGAGGTGGTCGACCAGGTGGCGGACGGCGAGGCTGCCCTCGCCGACCGCATCTTCGAGCTGTGCGACTCCTTTCCCGGACCGTCCGTGGCGCGCTTCATCCAGCGCGAGGCCACCGCGGACCAGTTCGCCGAGCTGCTGGTCCACCGCAGCATCTACAACCTGCGTGAGACCGATCCGCAGATGTTCGCGATGCCGCGTCTGCCCGGGCGTGCCCAGGTGGCGATGGCAGAGCTCGCCTACGACGAATACGGCGGCGGCCACCCTGACCGACTGCACAGCCTGCTCTACGCCCGGGCGATGGAGCAGTGTGGCCTGGTCAGCGAGCCCGGGGGCTACGTCGACTCCGTTCCCGCGACCACGCTGGCCGTGGTCAACGTGATGCACCTCTTCGCGCTGCGCCGCGAGCTGGCGCCGGCCTCTGCGGGCCACTACGGCGTCTTCGAGGCGACCAGCTCCGCACCCAGCAAGCAGCTCGCGTCGGGTGCTGAGCGACTCGGGCTCCCGGATGCGGTCCGCGACTACTTCGAGGAGCACGTGGAGGCCGACGCCGTGCACGAGCAGCTGGTGCTCCGCGACATCTGCGGCGCGCTGGTCGACCACGATCGCGCCAACGAGCCCGTCGTGCTGTTCGGAGCTGCCAGCTGCCTCGTGGTCGAGGCGGCGGCGGGCGAGGTCCTGCTGCAGGCATGGCAGGACGGGCGCAGCAGCCTGCGCGAGGCCACCGGCGAGCGGGTCGCGTCGTGACCTCGGTCGCCCGTGTCCGCGTGACCGCCTGCCCGGACGGGCCGCTGCTCCTTCGCGGCGCGGACGAGCTGACGGACGAGCAGGGCGTCGTCCACCCGGTGACTCGCCCGGTCGTCGCCGTCTGCCGGTGTGACATGTCCCAACGGATGCCCTGGTGCGACGGAACCCACCGCGCGCTCCAGCGCGCCCGTCTCAACCGCGAGGACAACGAGCGCACCCCCAGAGCAGGAGACGACTCATGAAGGCCGACCCGTCCGAGACGGC comes from Nocardioides piscis and encodes:
- a CDS encoding iron-containing redox enzyme family protein — protein: MRLPSSRGPVSEAVIAALTSGTLAEVVVRPSPDPLADEDIQLSLWLLYSLHYEGLDDVDPALEWDPELIRLRRSLEGLVLDALRTRTAEVVDQVADGEAALADRIFELCDSFPGPSVARFIQREATADQFAELLVHRSIYNLRETDPQMFAMPRLPGRAQVAMAELAYDEYGGGHPDRLHSLLYARAMEQCGLVSEPGGYVDSVPATTLAVVNVMHLFALRRELAPASAGHYGVFEATSSAPSKQLASGAERLGLPDAVRDYFEEHVEADAVHEQLVLRDICGALVDHDRANEPVVLFGAASCLVVEAAAGEVLLQAWQDGRSSLREATGERVAS
- a CDS encoding CDGSH iron-sulfur domain-containing protein codes for the protein MTSVARVRVTACPDGPLLLRGADELTDEQGVVHPVTRPVVAVCRCDMSQRMPWCDGTHRALQRARLNREDNERTPRAGDDS
- a CDS encoding methyltransferase — protein: MSPGSLPTAATMRFGELDIAYDDRLLVPREWTLAQSRWASEILRTTPPGRVLELCSGAGHIGLHAVLESDRALVCVDDAEVACDYTRRNAQAAGLAGRVEVRCARLEEALAPDERFALVVADPPWVPSGGIEQFPEDPPHAIDGGADGLDLVRAVLTVAGQHLVEGGSLLLQVGPGQEAGVAERAGTNGLVVVDVRHEGDRGSLIRLDRHEGSD